The following proteins come from a genomic window of Mammaliicoccus sp. Marseille-Q6498:
- a CDS encoding iron-siderophore ABC transporter substrate-binding protein, whose protein sequence is MKKLLSVLLIMVVMLAACGNKDDQTSKKDTREVKHAMGTTKVPKHPKRVVVLTNEGTEAVVSMGVKPVGAANSFKGNPWYKHLAKKYEGIEPVGGESEINLEKIAKLKPDLIIGNKFRQEAQYKKLSEIAPTVYSKELRGDWKNNFKLYANALNKEDKGKEVLSNYDKHIEKTKKELGDKKNNKVSMVRFMPGDVRIYHKNTFSGVILDELGIKRPKGQDKNDFAEKGVTKERIKAMDGDYLFYFTFQEDNKKVSNLEKEWVNDPAFKDLNASKKGHVYKVDDSVWNTSGGVLSANQMIDELKEKLSEK, encoded by the coding sequence ATGAAAAAGCTTTTATCAGTATTATTAATCATGGTTGTAATGCTTGCCGCTTGTGGAAATAAAGATGATCAAACTTCTAAAAAAGACACGCGTGAAGTGAAACACGCTATGGGTACAACAAAAGTTCCTAAACATCCTAAACGTGTTGTCGTATTAACAAACGAAGGTACGGAAGCTGTTGTTTCAATGGGCGTTAAACCGGTTGGCGCAGCAAATTCATTTAAAGGTAATCCTTGGTATAAACATTTAGCTAAAAAATACGAAGGTATTGAACCAGTTGGCGGAGAAAGTGAAATTAACTTAGAAAAAATTGCTAAATTGAAACCAGATTTAATCATCGGTAATAAATTTAGACAAGAAGCACAATATAAAAAATTATCAGAAATTGCACCAACAGTATATTCAAAAGAATTACGAGGCGATTGGAAAAATAACTTCAAATTATATGCTAATGCATTAAATAAAGAAGACAAAGGTAAAGAAGTATTATCTAATTATGATAAACACATAGAGAAAACGAAAAAAGAACTAGGCGACAAGAAGAACAATAAAGTATCAATGGTTCGATTTATGCCTGGTGACGTAAGAATTTATCATAAAAACACATTCTCAGGTGTTATATTAGATGAATTAGGCATTAAACGCCCTAAAGGCCAAGACAAAAATGATTTTGCTGAAAAAGGCGTTACAAAAGAAAGAATTAAAGCAATGGATGGAGACTACTTATTCTACTTCACATTCCAAGAAGACAATAAGAAAGTTTCAAATTTAGAAAAAGAATGGGTAAACGACCCAGCTTTCAAAGATTTAAATGCATCTAAAAAAGGTCACGTATATAAAGTAGATGACTCTGTTTGGAACACTTCAGGTGGTGTGTTATCTGCAAATCAAATGATAGATGAATTAAAGGAAAAGTTAAGTGAAAAATAA
- a CDS encoding alanine racemase has protein sequence MDRIKSQLQDRNHDYYIYDLTELKNRISWIRTVTTHDIYYAVKANSNLKILETLTQYVSGFEVASPGEIEKVRSISKDVPIIYGGPVKSKSHLAYAIKENVKSIQVESLFELDSLKDLLQDTKQTIEVMIRINLSDIKSTAKLKMAGVPTQFGMPYSDINEAIQICDATDHLTLIGFHFHSMSNNLDEDAHVEFINRTIEFTNEYKKYLPEDYCINVGGGIGIDYDEQKLFDFDYFATRIQHLPHLTFELGRFITGPIGYYAANVFDIKSMHDKTFVLLNGGTNHFRFPKAWNHNQPYEIIESEETSARIKYVTNDTVVFAGKLCTPNDVFGQPYDIKRVQTGDWIVFKYAGSYGYDISHLQFLSHELPIIQYI, from the coding sequence ATGGATAGAATAAAATCACAACTACAAGACCGTAACCATGATTATTATATATATGATTTAACTGAATTAAAGAATAGAATCTCTTGGATAAGAACTGTTACAACCCATGATATTTATTACGCTGTAAAAGCAAATTCAAATTTAAAAATACTTGAAACTTTAACGCAATATGTTTCTGGATTCGAAGTCGCCTCTCCAGGTGAAATCGAGAAAGTCAGATCTATTTCGAAAGACGTCCCTATTATTTATGGAGGTCCCGTCAAATCAAAAAGTCATTTAGCATACGCCATAAAAGAAAATGTTAAATCTATTCAAGTAGAAAGTTTGTTTGAATTAGATAGTTTAAAAGATTTATTACAAGATACAAAACAAACAATTGAAGTTATGATTCGCATCAATTTAAGTGATATCAAATCTACTGCAAAATTAAAAATGGCCGGTGTACCAACTCAGTTTGGTATGCCTTATAGCGACATTAATGAAGCTATTCAAATATGCGATGCAACAGATCATTTAACTTTAATCGGTTTCCACTTCCATTCAATGAGTAATAATTTAGATGAAGATGCACATGTTGAATTTATAAATCGCACCATTGAATTCACAAATGAATATAAAAAATACTTACCCGAAGACTATTGTATAAACGTTGGTGGCGGTATCGGTATAGATTACGATGAGCAAAAGTTATTTGATTTTGATTATTTTGCAACGAGAATTCAACATCTCCCCCACTTAACCTTTGAATTAGGAAGATTTATTACAGGTCCGATTGGCTATTATGCAGCGAATGTGTTTGATATTAAATCAATGCATGATAAGACATTTGTCCTTTTAAACGGTGGAACAAATCATTTTAGATTCCCAAAAGCATGGAATCATAACCAACCTTATGAAATAATAGAATCTGAAGAAACATCTGCAAGAATAAAATATGTTACGAATGATACGGTCGTATTCGCAGGTAAACTTTGCACACCTAATGATGTATTCGGTCAACCTTACGACATTAAACGTGTTCAAACTGGAGATTGGATTGTATTTAAATATGCCGGCAGTTACGGTTACGATATTAGCCATTTGCAGTTTTTATCTCATGAACTTCCAATCATTCAATATATATAA
- a CDS encoding MFS transporter produces MMKSKFNPYHRFVSSQFLARTIDWVDIIALNWITLQLTDSAIYIAYINFARLMPQLLFAFVIGKLIDTVSSTKLMYIIHTFNILLTMCVVFSFLHEWHIYIILVIIMARSFFQAIDTIQRNTLIQSFVTPDQLHKAISLNALILNISRLLGPFIGGLLLAQLNSNYVLSLPILGSIVVIILNQTLPEAHHEKKEKHNIWSYLKQQPIIVMLMLSSVCSMLFGFSYTIILPSIVDEQFGRETMIYSLFTAMIAAGSIIILMIFMRSNRPSSIKSLKVWTLIFIASILLLMFIHNTYLYAAALLLMGFASQAFRTTNRILVQQHVEAKYRGSVLSISMMDKGFIPLGGIMLSFIFEHFGLQFVYITMIIGLVATLLCVMFMLNKENQYG; encoded by the coding sequence ATGATGAAATCAAAGTTTAATCCGTATCATCGATTTGTAAGTTCTCAGTTTTTAGCGCGCACCATAGATTGGGTAGATATTATAGCTTTAAATTGGATTACATTGCAGCTTACAGATAGCGCGATTTATATCGCATATATTAATTTTGCGAGGTTAATGCCTCAGTTATTATTTGCATTTGTAATAGGAAAATTGATTGATACTGTAAGTTCTACGAAATTGATGTATATCATTCACACATTCAACATTTTATTAACGATGTGTGTTGTCTTTTCATTCTTACATGAGTGGCATATTTATATCATTCTCGTCATCATTATGGCACGATCATTTTTCCAAGCTATAGATACGATACAACGAAACACGCTCATCCAAAGTTTCGTGACGCCTGATCAATTGCATAAAGCAATCAGTTTAAATGCTTTAATATTAAATATTTCAAGACTGCTCGGACCTTTCATCGGCGGTTTATTGTTAGCACAACTCAATTCAAATTACGTATTGTCATTACCGATTTTAGGAAGCATTGTCGTCATCATACTGAATCAAACTTTACCTGAAGCGCATCATGAGAAAAAGGAAAAGCACAATATATGGTCGTATTTGAAACAACAACCTATCATCGTCATGCTCATGTTATCGAGTGTTTGTTCAATGTTGTTTGGCTTTTCGTATACGATTATTTTACCGAGTATAGTAGATGAACAATTTGGTAGAGAGACGATGATATATTCGTTATTTACTGCAATGATTGCAGCAGGTTCCATCATCATATTAATGATTTTCATGCGTTCAAATAGACCATCAAGCATAAAAAGTTTAAAAGTGTGGACATTAATATTTATCGCGTCAATATTGTTACTCATGTTCATTCACAATACTTACTTGTACGCAGCAGCCTTACTACTAATGGGATTTGCATCTCAAGCTTTTAGGACGACGAATAGAATTCTCGTACAACAACATGTCGAAGCTAAATACAGAGGATCCGTATTATCTATTTCTATGATGGATAAAGGATTTATCCCACTTGGTGGTATCATGTTAAGCTTTATATTCGAACATTTCGGATTACAATTTGTTTATATCACCATGATCATTGGACTAGTTGCCACGTTACTTTGTGTCATGTTCATGCTAAATAAGGAGAATCAATATGGATAG